Below is a window of Vulpes vulpes isolate BD-2025 chromosome 5, VulVul3, whole genome shotgun sequence DNA.
GGCTAGGAGGCCAGCATACTATGGAGAGGAACTGAGTGTACTGGAgagtaagtattttaaaataatggctcTCAGCTCAACTAGAAGGCCCTCAAAGGGCTGGGAGGGCACATTGTCTGTAAGGTAACACTTCATTCCTGCTCTCCTTGCTCAGAGATGCCATTGGTAAGTGGTAAATCACTCTATGCAGGTGAGCAGGTGAGGCACAGGTATGTACTGAGGGGCAGCCTTGTGATGATAGTGACACAGCAGGCCGGCAGGGAAGCCTGCACTGGCCTCGTGGCAAGGTCTCCACCCTCTAGTGGGTTTCTCAATGAAGGATCAAATGACTActcacccctcctcccctctgccactGGCTAAACTGGATTATTGAGAGTAAAGCCATGTCACAGCTAATATTTGGACCATGgtgatttgaatcctggctccatgTCTTACTTGTGGTGGCACTTTGGAGATGGCCCAGTTATTTCACCTCTCAGAGTCTCAGGTTACTCACACGTAAAGCAGGAGAAGGCTACCACTAAGTACCAAGGACTGGATGTGCTGCTTGGCACTAGGAAACCCTCCTCCTTTCTGTTCTGTGCTTGACTAGAACAGGGAGGTCCTTATAGTTGGTTAGAATCAATACATTTATTGCATAAAGGGTAATTTGCAAATAGCCTCTTGTCCAGAGGGATGTTCAAAAAAAGGAGGATAAAACAGGACTGTAATAGTTTGGTATTGTTTTCACACTTCTCTTGCAGAGTTGCACTCAATTCATGAACAGTCTGGCCCTCCTCTCTCCAGAAAAGCAAAGTATTTGGCTTGAGTGTGTCCTAGGATAagcaaaatgagattaaaaacaaaagcataagggAAGGGGGAACTACTCCCTAGGAGCTGGTAGGAATTGGTAGTCTGGGTCTGCTGGTCAGCAAACTGtcaggaagcttccagaagaatCTATGGATAGGGCCTCCCTAAGGTAGTTACATGCGGCACCCATTGTACATCCTGGGCTATGTGCATGACAAGCACTGTAGAGCACACAGTCACCCCTATTCCCAAACACTCAGATGAATTGACTTGCACTTGTCCCCATGTCCCACTCTACTTGGGAGCAGAAAAGGGTGTCTTTGAACACTACTCTTCGACATTTAGGCTGCCCAGACTCAGCCCTACCTTCCTGAGTACACACCGTCCCCAGGTGGCTAGACCATCTGGCAGTGTCTAAAACTTAGGAGGCTTCCTTCTACCTCACCGCAGAAAAAGGACAATAGCAAGACCTCCCATGTGCCACCTGGAGCATGGTGTTCACGgaagatcccaggatcccattttgtttttcacataggAGGAAGACTTCTCAGGACATTCAGAGCCAGAATTCTGAACAGAGTATGGGGTAAGGGAAAAAGACGAGATAGCAGGCCTAGGTTTTACTTTTCACTTtaccactcactagctgtgtggcccCGGGCAAGTCACATTTCCCCTCTGAGCCTTTCTTCcacattagcaaaatgaaagGGCTGAACTCAAAATTTCAGAGTTGTCATGTGCCAACAAGCTAATCAGTTGGAAGTAGCTGTTGAGAAGGAGTTCAAAGTCATGCCCAGGCTCAGGAAGGTAGAGGGCTGAGAGACACAGCTCTCAGCTGTGGTCACGAATTGTCATCCTGGAcaatttgaaaattcttttcaattcaGTCATTCCATGATTCTAATGCTCATCTATGCAACTGGCAGTTAATTGGTTGGCCGAATCTGTCAACAGTCGTATTTCATTAAGGCCATGTAATAGTTTCAAgcgtttatatttatttatttaaattatttttgagcaTTTAAATTAGGTgcccaaaatttaaaatatggaaatctTACATAAAAGATACATGGCATCTGCAGGCTGCCTGAGAGTTACCTCTTTTCACGGGGGATAGGCACCACCTTTCCTAATTCCTTCACTCGTctgctccctgcccagccctgggaaGCTGAAGAACCCTATCCTAAGCCTGCTCTTCTCCTCTCCTTGCTCTTTtctgcccccactcccccacaaacacacactcgCCTTCATCAGGAGCGTTCTTGTCCCACACGGACCACATCTGGACGCTGAAGAAGGGTGCCCAGCAGGCGATGTAGGCCAACACAATGACAAAAGTCATTTTCACAGTTTGGATCTTGGCCCTGGAGatggtgctgatgctgctgacTCGGGACGGCAGTCCCCGAGTGGCTGCGGCTGGGCCAGAAGGCAAGATCCTGTCCCAGGCcctccagcctcttccttccACCTTCCGGGCCTGTGTCTTGACTTTTAGGTTCTTACAGATCTCATGGTAGATGAGGCTGTAGCAGGCTGTGAGCATGGCCACGGGCAGGATAAAGATGGCCAGGGTGGTCCAGGTGATGTAGACCCGAGGCCCCCAAGGGAAGCGGAAGTCTGCCCAGCAGTCCAGCACCCCGGTGCCCTCAATCACTTCCCGCAAAGAAAAGATGAAGACTTGAGGCAGGCTGAGGACGGCAGCGAGCAACCAGGGAGCAGCGATGAACGGGTAGGTGGACTGACTGGGCTGCTGGAGGCTGCGCAGAGGGTGACAAACAGCCAGGTAGCGGTCCAGCGTCATGGCCAGCAGCATGTAGGTGGAGGCAAACATGCTGAGCACCTGGAGATACTTGACAGCCCGGCAGAGGAGGTCAGGGCCCTGGAAGCGGTAGGTGACGTCCCACAGCAGCTGGGGCAGCACCTGGAATAGTGCCACGCCCAGGTCTGTGAGGGCTAGGTGCAGAACAAACAGGTGCATGCGGGAGCGCTTGCGGCTTGGCTGTCCCAGGGTCAGCAGCACAGTCAGATTGCCCCCTGTCGCCAGCACCAGGACAGTGGCCAGGACTCCGATCTCCACCTTGGCCAGCTCCTCATCCCGGCCCAGCCAGGGTGTGGTGGCATTGGGGGCAGAGAAGGTGCCCCCGGGAGTGGGGCTGGCAGCCCAGGTAGGCCCAGAAGTCATAGTTGACTTTgctgggagggaagaggaggaggtagAGAAAGGGATGgatagttgggggggggggagtggagggCTTTGATGGGTGAATTGGAGTGGGAAGCTTCAAGGTTTTTaggaggggagaaagaagacAATGACAGGGAGAAGGTGAAAATAGGTAGAAATGGTTAACAGGATCTCAGAGAGAAAGATAAGGAAGGAGAAGATGCTGATCACACAGTGTGGAGGTAAGACCtaggagcaaagagaaagagggCTCAGGGATGGAAACAAGGTGTCAGGAAAAGAAGAATGGATGAGGCTGTGCAGGATGAAGCTTCTGGAAGGGAAAGGAGCTTGGGGAGCTGCTACTACTTCCCAATCCATTCCAAATTCACTTTCTCCCAACTTTTCTGGAAGCCGAAACCGATGTCCCTAAGCCTGCCTGGAGGCGAGGTTGGGGCCTTTGGCATCGCCTGCTGGGCTGGAAGCCCCAGGAAGCCCGCGGGGCGGGGAGCTGCGACCAGGGGGCCTTGAGCGCAGCGACTGGAGCTGAGCGGGTTTTATGGGCTCGCAGCAGGTGCCCAGCAGCCCCTGGGCGCGCGGGTTGGCTCTTGCAGAGGGGGGCGGAGTGAGGCTCCCAGGGCTCAGCCCGCAGGAGgaccagaggctgggggtgggggcgtcggggagggaggagggacagggggcCCGCCAGCAGGGAAACAGAAGACGCAGGCAAGTGAGTGCCAGACCCCGGACTCGCAGACAGAGGACCTCTCCCGCGCTCCCCCCGCATccccgccccccggagcccccccccccccgggagccaACGGCCTACCTCCCGAGACAGGTGCTCACGCAGGGAGTAGCGGGGTGGGGGTCCGTCCCCGACGCGGGCCCCTTAGGCTGGCCGCACTGTTGGCGtgtgccctgccccaggctccctgTTAGCTCCAGAAGGGTCCAGACTCTGCAGGGCTGGCCAGGTGGGCGAGTGGGTGCCCGCCCCCAGCGAGTGGGTGCCCCCTTTGACAGCAGCCGCTGGTGGGAGACGTGGAGCCATGAAGCAGGAAGAAAACGCGAGCACGcgtggagagggaggggtggtGAGATAGCAGAGGGGCCGGTGGGAGGGACTGGACCTGAGAGCCCCGGGGCGCTGGGTGGGAGGGGCCCACCGGAGGAATGTCGCTGTGTGTGTCCCTAGAAGTCTCAACCCAGCAGTTAACcacgggggaggggcggggagggggcaggaaacaggcccagagaagtgGCATGACTTGCTCTAGAAGATCACAGAACCAGGATGCTGGAGAGGCAGGACTGGACCCTCGCAAGGAGCGTTTCCAGGAGCAGACTTGACCAACGCCCAGTATGTGAGAGAGGCTGGTGCTCCAGGGGACAGATAAATCCACAAGGTGGATTATTGGAGTAGATTAGAAGTTGATTAGGAGTGACAATAGGGTCCGCCACCCTCAGAAAGCACAAGACCTATCATTGCTCAGAGGTCCTCTTGTCTCTTCCTTTAATCAAACCAGATGcccctttaattttcttttttttttttttaattttttttaattatttatttatgatagtcacagagagagagagagagagagagagagagagagagagaggcagagacagagggagaagcaggctccatgcaccgggagcccgacgtgggattcgatcccgggtttccaggatcgcgccctgggccaaaggcaggcgccaaactgctgcaccacccagggatcccccagatgcccctttacattgtcacccacccacccagcaaTTAACATCGCCCTGGAAGAGGGGTTGCCTCCTAAACACCTACAAATTCATCGCCACTGCATCCCACTGCCGTGGTTCAAACACCATCTCTTCCCCAAAATACGGTAGCGTCCTCCTGCGCTCCACCTT
It encodes the following:
- the AVPR1B gene encoding vasopressin V1b receptor, producing the protein MTSGPTWAASPTPGGTFSAPNATTPWLGRDEELAKVEIGVLATVLVLATGGNLTVLLTLGQPSRKRSRMHLFVLHLALTDLGVALFQVLPQLLWDVTYRFQGPDLLCRAVKYLQVLSMFASTYMLLAMTLDRYLAVCHPLRSLQQPSQSTYPFIAAPWLLAAVLSLPQVFIFSLREVIEGTGVLDCWADFRFPWGPRVYITWTTLAIFILPVAMLTACYSLIYHEICKNLKVKTQARKVEGRGWRAWDRILPSGPAAATRGLPSRVSSISTISRAKIQTVKMTFVIVLAYIACWAPFFSVQMWSVWDKNAPDEDSTNVAFTISMLLGNLSSCCNPWIYMGFNSHLRPRPQRCLPCCWGPQAHPQLSSHSPSSRRTTLLTRSSGLPPLTLSPSLSGGPGPEGSPEDSAQVDAEASTETVAF